The proteins below come from a single Oncorhynchus keta strain PuntledgeMale-10-30-2019 chromosome 32, Oket_V2, whole genome shotgun sequence genomic window:
- the LOC118365213 gene encoding uncharacterized protein LOC118365213 isoform X20, with translation MVEVQEDSVVQVAEADSVVQVAESDSVVQVVEADSVVQIVEADSVVQIVEADSVVQIVEADSVVQIVEADSVVQIVEADSVVQIVEADSVVQIVEADSVVQIVEADSVVQIVEADSVVQIVEADSVVQVAEADSVVQVAEADSVVQVAETDSVVQVAETDSVVQVAETDSVVQVAETDSVVQVAETDSVVQVAETDSVVQVAETDSVVQISGNSGGDEIKCNSIGNGVWTHVNSESVSQFNRKASNERTGRLSSAGSGECKVYSGNNGQISKAGSGGIISSAGNGGQLSSRSTGSGGRLSSAGSGHMICSAAGSRGRLSSSSTGSGGSGHMISSAGTSGQRISSTEGGVRVSSGGSRVITSSGGPASSPSRVTIRNTGSGGSGGREQISVCKMAAFSISAAVKEK, from the exons ATGGTAGAAGTACAAGAAGACTCAGTGGTCCAGGTAGCGGAAGCAGACTCAGTGGTCCAGGTAGCGGAGTCAGACTCAGTGGTCCAGGTAGTGGAGGCAGACTCAGTGGTCCAGATAGTGGAGGCAGACTCAGTGGTCCAGATAGTGGAGGCAGACTCAGTGGTCCAGATAGTGGAGGCAGACTCAGTGGTCCAGATAGTGGAGGCAGACTCAGTGGTCCAG ATAGTAGAGGCAGACTCAGTGGTCCAGATAGTGGAGGCAGACTCAGTGGTCCAGATAGTGGAGGCAGACTCAGTGGTCCAGATAGTGGAGGCAGACTCAGTGGTCCAGATAGTGGAGGCAGACTCAGTGGTCCAGATAGTGGAGGCAGACTCAGTGGTCCAGGTAGCGGAGGCAGACTCAGTGGTCCAGGTAGCGGAGGCAGACTCAGTGGTCCAGGTAGCGGAGACAGACTCAGTGGTCCAG GTAGCGGAGACAGACTCAGTGGTCCAGGTAGCGGAGACAGACTCAGTGGTCCAGGTAGCGGAGACAGACTCAGTGGTCCAGGTAGCGGAGACAGACTCAGTGGTCCAGGTAGCGGAGACAGACTCAGTGGTCCAGGTAGCGGAGACAGACTCAGTGGTCCAGATAAGTGGTAACAGCGGTGGAGATGAAATTAAATGTAATAGTATCGGCAATGGAGTCTGGACCCATGTCAATTCCGAAAGTGTCTCTCAGTTTAACAGAAAAGCGAGCAATGAGAGGACTGGTAGACTTAGCAGTGCAGGAAGTGGAGAATGTAAGGTTTATAGTGGAAATAATGGACAGATCAGTAAGGCAGGAAGTGGGGGAATAATCAGCAGTGCTGGAAATGGAGGTCAACTAAGTAGTAGAAGCACAGGAAGTGGCGGTAGACTAAGTAGTGCGGGTAGTGGACATATGATCTGCAGTGCTGCAGGAAGTAGAGGTAGACTGAGTAGCAGTAGCACAGGAAGTGGAGGTAGTGGACATATGATCAGTAGTGCAGGTACTAGTGGACAGAGAATTAGTAGTACAGAGGGTGGTGTCAGGGTCAGCAGTGGGGGTAGTCGAGTGATTACCAGCAGTGGTGGTCCAGCCAGCAGCCCCAGCAGAGTGACCATCAGGAACACAGGAAGCGGAGGAAGTGGAGGCAGAGAGCAGATCAGCGTCTGTAAAATGGCCGCCTTCTCCATATCAGCTGCCGTGAAAGAAAAATAA
- the LOC118365213 gene encoding uncharacterized protein LOC118365213 isoform X8, whose translation MVEVQEDSVVQVAEADSVVQVAESDSVVQVVEADSVVQIVEADSVVQIVEADSVVQIVEADSVVQIVEADSVVQIVEADSVVQIVEADSVVQIVEADSVVQIVEADSVVQIVEADSVVQIVEADSVVQVAEADSVVQVAEADSVVQVAETDSVVQVVEADSVVQVVEADSVVQIVEADSVVQVAETDSVVQIVEADSVVQVAETDSVVQVAETDSVVQVAETDSVVQVAETDSVVQVAETDSVVQVAETDSVVQVAETDSVVQISGNSGGDEIKCNSIGNGVWTHVNSESVSQFNRKASNERTGRLSSAGSGECKVYSGNNGQISKAGSGGIISSAGNGGQLSSRSTGSGGRLSSAGSGHMICSAAGSRGRLSSSSTGSGGSGHMISSAGTSGQRISSTEGGVRVSSGGSRVITSSGGPASSPSRVTIRNTGSGGSGGREQISVCKMAAFSISAAVKEK comes from the exons ATGGTAGAAGTACAAGAAGACTCAGTGGTCCAGGTAGCGGAAGCAGACTCAGTGGTCCAGGTAGCGGAGTCAGACTCAGTGGTCCAGGTAGTGGAGGCAGACTCAGTGGTCCAGATAGTGGAGGCAGACTCAGTGGTCCAGATAGTGGAGGCAGACTCAGTGGTCCAGATAGTGGAGGCAGACTCAGTGGTCCAGATAGTGGAGGCAGACTCAGTGGTCCAG ATAGTAGAGGCAGACTCAGTGGTCCAGATAGTGGAGGCAGACTCAGTGGTCCAGATAGTGGAGGCAGACTCAGTGGTCCAGATAGTGGAGGCAGACTCAGTGGTCCAGATAGTGGAGGCAGACTCAGTGGTCCAGATAGTGGAGGCAGACTCAGTGGTCCAGGTAGCGGAGGCAGACTCAGTGGTCCAGGTAGCGGAGGCAGACTCAGTGGTCCAGGTAGCGGAGACAGACTCAGTGGTCCAGGTAGTGGAGGCAGACTCAGTGGTCCAGGTAGTGGAGGCAGACTCAGTGGTCCAGATAGTGGAGGCAGACTCAGTGGTCCAGGTAGCGGAGACAGACTCAGTGGTCCAGATAGTGGAGGCAGACTCAGTGGTCCAGGTAGCGGAGACAGACTCAGTGGTCCAG GTAGCGGAGACAGACTCAGTGGTCCAGGTAGCGGAGACAGACTCAGTGGTCCAGGTAGCGGAGACAGACTCAGTGGTCCAGGTAGCGGAGACAGACTCAGTGGTCCAGGTAGCGGAGACAGACTCAGTGGTCCAGGTAGCGGAGACAGACTCAGTGGTCCAGATAAGTGGTAACAGCGGTGGAGATGAAATTAAATGTAATAGTATCGGCAATGGAGTCTGGACCCATGTCAATTCCGAAAGTGTCTCTCAGTTTAACAGAAAAGCGAGCAATGAGAGGACTGGTAGACTTAGCAGTGCAGGAAGTGGAGAATGTAAGGTTTATAGTGGAAATAATGGACAGATCAGTAAGGCAGGAAGTGGGGGAATAATCAGCAGTGCTGGAAATGGAGGTCAACTAAGTAGTAGAAGCACAGGAAGTGGCGGTAGACTAAGTAGTGCGGGTAGTGGACATATGATCTGCAGTGCTGCAGGAAGTAGAGGTAGACTGAGTAGCAGTAGCACAGGAAGTGGAGGTAGTGGACATATGATCAGTAGTGCAGGTACTAGTGGACAGAGAATTAGTAGTACAGAGGGTGGTGTCAGGGTCAGCAGTGGGGGTAGTCGAGTGATTACCAGCAGTGGTGGTCCAGCCAGCAGCCCCAGCAGAGTGACCATCAGGAACACAGGAAGCGGAGGAAGTGGAGGCAGAGAGCAGATCAGCGTCTGTAAAATGGCCGCCTTCTCCATATCAGCTGCCGTGAAAGAAAAATAA
- the LOC118365213 gene encoding uncharacterized protein LOC118365213 isoform X5, with protein MVEVQEDSVVQVAEADSVVQVAESDSVVQVVEADSVVQIVEADSVVQIVEADSVVQIVEADSVVQIVEADSVVQIVEADSVVQIVEADSVVQIVEADSVVQIVEADSVVQIVEADSVVQIVEADSVVQVAEADSVVQVAEADSVVQVAETDSVVQVVEADSVVQVVEADSVVQIVEADSVVQVAETDSVVQIVEADSVVQVAETDSVVQVAETDSVVQVAETDSVVQVAETDSVVQVAETDSVVQVAETDSVVQVAETDSVVQVAETDSVVQISGNSGGDEIKCNSIGNGVWTHVNSESVSQFNRKASNERTGRLSSAGSGECKVYSGNNGQISKAGSGGIISSAGNGGQLSSRSTGSGGRLSSAGSGHMICSAAGSRGRLSSSSTGSGGSGHMISSAGTSGQRISSTEGGVRVSSGGSRVITSSGGPASSPSRVTIRNTGSGGSGGREQISVCKMAAFSISAAVKEK; from the exons ATGGTAGAAGTACAAGAAGACTCAGTGGTCCAGGTAGCGGAAGCAGACTCAGTGGTCCAGGTAGCGGAGTCAGACTCAGTGGTCCAGGTAGTGGAGGCAGACTCAGTGGTCCAGATAGTGGAGGCAGACTCAGTGGTCCAGATAGTGGAGGCAGACTCAGTGGTCCAGATAGTGGAGGCAGACTCAGTGGTCCAGATAGTGGAGGCAGACTCAGTGGTCCAG ATAGTAGAGGCAGACTCAGTGGTCCAGATAGTGGAGGCAGACTCAGTGGTCCAGATAGTGGAGGCAGACTCAGTGGTCCAGATAGTGGAGGCAGACTCAGTGGTCCAGATAGTGGAGGCAGACTCAGTGGTCCAGATAGTGGAGGCAGACTCAGTGGTCCAGGTAGCGGAGGCAGACTCAGTGGTCCAGGTAGCGGAGGCAGACTCAGTGGTCCAGGTAGCGGAGACAGACTCAGTGGTCCAGGTAGTGGAGGCAGACTCAGTGGTCCAGGTAGTGGAGGCAGACTCAGTGGTCCAGATAGTGGAGGCAGACTCAGTGGTCCAGGTAGCGGAGACAGACTCAGTGGTCCAGATAGTGGAGGCAGACTCAGTGGTCCAGGTAGCGGAGACAGACTCAGTGGTCCAGGTAGCGGAGACAGACTCAGTGGTCCAG GTAGCGGAGACAGACTCAGTGGTCCAGGTAGCGGAGACAGACTCAGTGGTCCAGGTAGCGGAGACAGACTCAGTGGTCCAGGTAGCGGAGACAGACTCAGTGGTCCAGGTAGCGGAGACAGACTCAGTGGTCCAGGTAGCGGAGACAGACTCAGTGGTCCAGATAAGTGGTAACAGCGGTGGAGATGAAATTAAATGTAATAGTATCGGCAATGGAGTCTGGACCCATGTCAATTCCGAAAGTGTCTCTCAGTTTAACAGAAAAGCGAGCAATGAGAGGACTGGTAGACTTAGCAGTGCAGGAAGTGGAGAATGTAAGGTTTATAGTGGAAATAATGGACAGATCAGTAAGGCAGGAAGTGGGGGAATAATCAGCAGTGCTGGAAATGGAGGTCAACTAAGTAGTAGAAGCACAGGAAGTGGCGGTAGACTAAGTAGTGCGGGTAGTGGACATATGATCTGCAGTGCTGCAGGAAGTAGAGGTAGACTGAGTAGCAGTAGCACAGGAAGTGGAGGTAGTGGACATATGATCAGTAGTGCAGGTACTAGTGGACAGAGAATTAGTAGTACAGAGGGTGGTGTCAGGGTCAGCAGTGGGGGTAGTCGAGTGATTACCAGCAGTGGTGGTCCAGCCAGCAGCCCCAGCAGAGTGACCATCAGGAACACAGGAAGCGGAGGAAGTGGAGGCAGAGAGCAGATCAGCGTCTGTAAAATGGCCGCCTTCTCCATATCAGCTGCCGTGAAAGAAAAATAA
- the LOC118365213 gene encoding uncharacterized protein LOC118365213 isoform X2, whose translation MVEVQEDSVVQVAEADSVVQVAESDSVVQVVEADSVVQIVEADSVVQIVEADSVVQIVEADSVVQIVEADSVVQIVEADSVVQIVEADSVVQIVEADSVVQIVEADSVVQIVEADSVVQIVEADSVVQVAEADSVVQVAEADSVVQVAETDSVVQVVEADSVVQVVEADSVVQIVEADSVVQVAETDSVVQIVEADSVVQVAETDSVVQVAETDSVVQVAETDSVVQVAETDSVVQVAETDSVVQVAETDSVVQVAETDSVVQVAETDSVVQVAETDSVVQISGNSGGDEIKCNSIGNGVWTHVNSESVSQFNRKASNERTGRLSSAGSGECKVYSGNNGQISKAGSGGIISSAGNGGQLSSRSTGSGGRLSSAGSGHMICSAAGSRGRLSSSSTGSGGSGHMISSAGTSGQRISSTEGGVRVSSGGSRVITSSGGPASSPSRVTIRNTGSGGSGGREQISVCKMAAFSISAAVKEK comes from the exons ATGGTAGAAGTACAAGAAGACTCAGTGGTCCAGGTAGCGGAAGCAGACTCAGTGGTCCAGGTAGCGGAGTCAGACTCAGTGGTCCAGGTAGTGGAGGCAGACTCAGTGGTCCAGATAGTGGAGGCAGACTCAGTGGTCCAGATAGTGGAGGCAGACTCAGTGGTCCAGATAGTGGAGGCAGACTCAGTGGTCCAGATAGTGGAGGCAGACTCAGTGGTCCAG ATAGTAGAGGCAGACTCAGTGGTCCAGATAGTGGAGGCAGACTCAGTGGTCCAGATAGTGGAGGCAGACTCAGTGGTCCAGATAGTGGAGGCAGACTCAGTGGTCCAGATAGTGGAGGCAGACTCAGTGGTCCAGATAGTGGAGGCAGACTCAGTGGTCCAGGTAGCGGAGGCAGACTCAGTGGTCCAGGTAGCGGAGGCAGACTCAGTGGTCCAGGTAGCGGAGACAGACTCAGTGGTCCAGGTAGTGGAGGCAGACTCAGTGGTCCAGGTAGTGGAGGCAGACTCAGTGGTCCAGATAGTGGAGGCAGACTCAGTGGTCCAGGTAGCGGAGACAGACTCAGTGGTCCAGATAGTGGAGGCAGACTCAGTGGTCCAGGTAGCGGAGACAGACTCAGTGGTCCAGGTAGCGGAGACAGACTCAGTGGTCCAGGTAGCGGAGACAGACTCAGTGGTCCAG GTAGCGGAGACAGACTCAGTGGTCCAGGTAGCGGAGACAGACTCAGTGGTCCAGGTAGCGGAGACAGACTCAGTGGTCCAGGTAGCGGAGACAGACTCAGTGGTCCAGGTAGCGGAGACAGACTCAGTGGTCCAGGTAGCGGAGACAGACTCAGTGGTCCAGATAAGTGGTAACAGCGGTGGAGATGAAATTAAATGTAATAGTATCGGCAATGGAGTCTGGACCCATGTCAATTCCGAAAGTGTCTCTCAGTTTAACAGAAAAGCGAGCAATGAGAGGACTGGTAGACTTAGCAGTGCAGGAAGTGGAGAATGTAAGGTTTATAGTGGAAATAATGGACAGATCAGTAAGGCAGGAAGTGGGGGAATAATCAGCAGTGCTGGAAATGGAGGTCAACTAAGTAGTAGAAGCACAGGAAGTGGCGGTAGACTAAGTAGTGCGGGTAGTGGACATATGATCTGCAGTGCTGCAGGAAGTAGAGGTAGACTGAGTAGCAGTAGCACAGGAAGTGGAGGTAGTGGACATATGATCAGTAGTGCAGGTACTAGTGGACAGAGAATTAGTAGTACAGAGGGTGGTGTCAGGGTCAGCAGTGGGGGTAGTCGAGTGATTACCAGCAGTGGTGGTCCAGCCAGCAGCCCCAGCAGAGTGACCATCAGGAACACAGGAAGCGGAGGAAGTGGAGGCAGAGAGCAGATCAGCGTCTGTAAAATGGCCGCCTTCTCCATATCAGCTGCCGTGAAAGAAAAATAA
- the LOC118365213 gene encoding WAG22 antigen-like isoform X19, with translation MVEVQEDSVVQVAEADSVVQVAESDSVVQVVEADSVVQIVEADSVVQIVEADSVVQIVEADSVVQIVEADSVVQVAETDSVVQIVEADSVVQVAETDSVVQIVEADSVVQVAETDSVVQVAETDSVVQVAETDSVVQVAETDSVVQVVEADSVVQVAETDSVVQVAETDSVVQVAETDSVVQVAETDSVVQVAETDSVVQVAETDSVVQISGNSGGDEIKCNSIGNGVWTHVNSESVSQFNRKASNERTGRLSSAGSGECKVYSGNNGQISKAGSGGIISSAGNGGQLSSRSTGSGGRLSSAGSGHMICSAAGSRGRLSSSSTGSGGSGHMISSAGTSGQRISSTEGGVRVSSGGSRVITSSGGPASSPSRVTIRNTGSGGSGGREQISVCKMAAFSISAAVKEK, from the exons ATGGTAGAAGTACAAGAAGACTCAGTGGTCCAGGTAGCGGAAGCAGACTCAGTGGTCCAGGTAGCGGAGTCAGACTCAGTGGTCCAGGTAGTGGAGGCAGACTCAGTGGTCCAGATAGTGGAGGCAGACTCAGTGGTCCAGATAGTGGAGGCAGACTCAGTGGTCCAGATAGTGGAGGCAGACTCAGTGGTCCAGATAGTGGAGGCAGACTCAGTGGTCCAG GTAGCGGAGACAGACTCAGTGGTCCAG ATAGTGGAGGCAGACTCAGTGGTCCAGGTAGCGGAGACAGACTCAGTGGTCCAGATAGTGGAGGCAGACTCAGTGGTCCAGGTAGCGGAGACAGACTCAGTGGTCCAGGTAGCGGAGACAGACTCAGTGGTCCAGGTAGCGGAGACAGACTCAGTGGTCCAGGTAGCGGAGACAGACTCAGTGGTCCAGGTAGTGGAGGCAGACTCAGTGGTCCAGGTAGCGGAGACAGACTCAGTGGTCCAGGTAGCGGAGACAGACTCAGTGGTCCAGGTAGCGGAGACAGACTCAGTGGTCCAGGTAGCGGAGACAGACTCAGTGGTCCAGGTAGCGGAGACAGACTCAGTGGTCCAGGTAGCGGAGACAGACTCAGTGGTCCAGATAAGTGGTAACAGCGGTGGAGATGAAATTAAATGTAATAGTATCGGCAATGGAGTCTGGACCCATGTCAATTCCGAAAGTGTCTCTCAGTTTAACAGAAAAGCGAGCAATGAGAGGACTGGTAGACTTAGCAGTGCAGGAAGTGGAGAATGTAAGGTTTATAGTGGAAATAATGGACAGATCAGTAAGGCAGGAAGTGGGGGAATAATCAGCAGTGCTGGAAATGGAGGTCAACTAAGTAGTAGAAGCACAGGAAGTGGCGGTAGACTAAGTAGTGCGGGTAGTGGACATATGATCTGCAGTGCTGCAGGAAGTAGAGGTAGACTGAGTAGCAGTAGCACAGGAAGTGGAGGTAGTGGACATATGATCAGTAGTGCAGGTACTAGTGGACAGAGAATTAGTAGTACAGAGGGTGGTGTCAGGGTCAGCAGTGGGGGTAGTCGAGTGATTACCAGCAGTGGTGGTCCAGCCAGCAGCCCCAGCAGAGTGACCATCAGGAACACAGGAAGCGGAGGAAGTGGAGGCAGAGAGCAGATCAGCGTCTGTAAAATGGCCGCCTTCTCCATATCAGCTGCCGTGAAAGAAAAATAA
- the LOC118365213 gene encoding uncharacterized protein LOC118365213 isoform X7, whose translation MVEVQEDSVVQVAEADSVVQVAESDSVVQVVEADSVVQIVEADSVVQIVEADSVVQIVEADSVVQIVEADSVVQIVEADSVVQIVEADSVVQIVEADSVVQIVEADSVVQIVEADSVVQIVEADSVVQVAEADSVVQVAEADSVVQVAETDSVVQVVEADSVVQVVEADSVVQIVEADSVVQVAETDSVVQIVEADSVVQVAETDSVVQVVEADSVVQVAETDSVVQVAETDSVVQVAETDSVVQVAETDSVVQVAETDSVVQVAETDSVVQISGNSGGDEIKCNSIGNGVWTHVNSESVSQFNRKASNERTGRLSSAGSGECKVYSGNNGQISKAGSGGIISSAGNGGQLSSRSTGSGGRLSSAGSGHMICSAAGSRGRLSSSSTGSGGSGHMISSAGTSGQRISSTEGGVRVSSGGSRVITSSGGPASSPSRVTIRNTGSGGSGGREQISVCKMAAFSISAAVKEK comes from the exons ATGGTAGAAGTACAAGAAGACTCAGTGGTCCAGGTAGCGGAAGCAGACTCAGTGGTCCAGGTAGCGGAGTCAGACTCAGTGGTCCAGGTAGTGGAGGCAGACTCAGTGGTCCAGATAGTGGAGGCAGACTCAGTGGTCCAGATAGTGGAGGCAGACTCAGTGGTCCAGATAGTGGAGGCAGACTCAGTGGTCCAGATAGTGGAGGCAGACTCAGTGGTCCAG ATAGTAGAGGCAGACTCAGTGGTCCAGATAGTGGAGGCAGACTCAGTGGTCCAGATAGTGGAGGCAGACTCAGTGGTCCAGATAGTGGAGGCAGACTCAGTGGTCCAGATAGTGGAGGCAGACTCAGTGGTCCAGATAGTGGAGGCAGACTCAGTGGTCCAGGTAGCGGAGGCAGACTCAGTGGTCCAGGTAGCGGAGGCAGACTCAGTGGTCCAGGTAGCGGAGACAGACTCAGTGGTCCAGGTAGTGGAGGCAGACTCAGTGGTCCAGGTAGTGGAGGCAGACTCAGTGGTCCAGATAGTGGAGGCAGACTCAGTGGTCCAGGTAGCGGAGACAGACTCAGTGGTCCAGATAGTGGAGGCAGACTCAGTGGTCCAG GTAGCGGAGACAGACTCAGTGGTCCAGGTAGTGGAGGCAGACTCAGTGGTCCAGGTAGCGGAGACAGACTCAGTGGTCCAGGTAGCGGAGACAGACTCAGTGGTCCAGGTAGCGGAGACAGACTCAGTGGTCCAGGTAGCGGAGACAGACTCAGTGGTCCAGGTAGCGGAGACAGACTCAGTGGTCCAGGTAGCGGAGACAGACTCAGTGGTCCAGATAAGTGGTAACAGCGGTGGAGATGAAATTAAATGTAATAGTATCGGCAATGGAGTCTGGACCCATGTCAATTCCGAAAGTGTCTCTCAGTTTAACAGAAAAGCGAGCAATGAGAGGACTGGTAGACTTAGCAGTGCAGGAAGTGGAGAATGTAAGGTTTATAGTGGAAATAATGGACAGATCAGTAAGGCAGGAAGTGGGGGAATAATCAGCAGTGCTGGAAATGGAGGTCAACTAAGTAGTAGAAGCACAGGAAGTGGCGGTAGACTAAGTAGTGCGGGTAGTGGACATATGATCTGCAGTGCTGCAGGAAGTAGAGGTAGACTGAGTAGCAGTAGCACAGGAAGTGGAGGTAGTGGACATATGATCAGTAGTGCAGGTACTAGTGGACAGAGAATTAGTAGTACAGAGGGTGGTGTCAGGGTCAGCAGTGGGGGTAGTCGAGTGATTACCAGCAGTGGTGGTCCAGCCAGCAGCCCCAGCAGAGTGACCATCAGGAACACAGGAAGCGGAGGAAGTGGAGGCAGAGAGCAGATCAGCGTCTGTAAAATGGCCGCCTTCTCCATATCAGCTGCCGTGAAAGAAAAATAA
- the LOC118365213 gene encoding uncharacterized protein LOC118365213 isoform X18, whose translation MVEVQEDSVVQVAEADSVVQVAESDSVVQVVEADSVVQIVEADSVVQIVEADSVVQIVEADSVVQIVEADSVVQIVEADSVVQIVEADSVVQIVEADSVVQIVEADSVVQIVEADSVVQIVEADSVVQVAEADSVVQVAEADSVVQVAETDSVVQVAETDSVVQVAETDSVVQVAETDSVVQVAETDSVVQVAETDSVVQVAETDSVVQVAETDSVVQISGNSGGDEIKCNSIGNGVWTHVNSESVSQFNRKASNERTGRLSSAGSGECKVYSGNNGQISKAGSGGIISSAGNGGQLSSRSTGSGGRLSSAGSGHMICSAAGSRGRLSSSSTGSGGSGHMISSAGTSGQRISSTEGGVRVSSGGSRVITSSGGPASSPSRVTIRNTGSGGSGGREQISVCKMAAFSISAAVKEK comes from the exons ATGGTAGAAGTACAAGAAGACTCAGTGGTCCAGGTAGCGGAAGCAGACTCAGTGGTCCAGGTAGCGGAGTCAGACTCAGTGGTCCAGGTAGTGGAGGCAGACTCAGTGGTCCAGATAGTGGAGGCAGACTCAGTGGTCCAGATAGTGGAGGCAGACTCAGTGGTCCAGATAGTGGAGGCAGACTCAGTGGTCCAGATAGTGGAGGCAGACTCAGTGGTCCAG ATAGTAGAGGCAGACTCAGTGGTCCAGATAGTGGAGGCAGACTCAGTGGTCCAGATAGTGGAGGCAGACTCAGTGGTCCAGATAGTGGAGGCAGACTCAGTGGTCCAGATAGTGGAGGCAGACTCAGTGGTCCAGATAGTGGAGGCAGACTCAGTGGTCCAGGTAGCGGAGGCAGACTCAGTGGTCCAGGTAGCGGAGGCAGACTCAGTGGTCCAGGTAGCGGAGACAGACTCAGTGGTCCAG GTAGCGGAGACAGACTCAGTGGTCCAG GTAGCGGAGACAGACTCAGTGGTCCAGGTAGCGGAGACAGACTCAGTGGTCCAGGTAGCGGAGACAGACTCAGTGGTCCAGGTAGCGGAGACAGACTCAGTGGTCCAGGTAGCGGAGACAGACTCAGTGGTCCAGGTAGCGGAGACAGACTCAGTGGTCCAGATAAGTGGTAACAGCGGTGGAGATGAAATTAAATGTAATAGTATCGGCAATGGAGTCTGGACCCATGTCAATTCCGAAAGTGTCTCTCAGTTTAACAGAAAAGCGAGCAATGAGAGGACTGGTAGACTTAGCAGTGCAGGAAGTGGAGAATGTAAGGTTTATAGTGGAAATAATGGACAGATCAGTAAGGCAGGAAGTGGGGGAATAATCAGCAGTGCTGGAAATGGAGGTCAACTAAGTAGTAGAAGCACAGGAAGTGGCGGTAGACTAAGTAGTGCGGGTAGTGGACATATGATCTGCAGTGCTGCAGGAAGTAGAGGTAGACTGAGTAGCAGTAGCACAGGAAGTGGAGGTAGTGGACATATGATCAGTAGTGCAGGTACTAGTGGACAGAGAATTAGTAGTACAGAGGGTGGTGTCAGGGTCAGCAGTGGGGGTAGTCGAGTGATTACCAGCAGTGGTGGTCCAGCCAGCAGCCCCAGCAGAGTGACCATCAGGAACACAGGAAGCGGAGGAAGTGGAGGCAGAGAGCAGATCAGCGTCTGTAAAATGGCCGCCTTCTCCATATCAGCTGCCGTGAAAGAAAAATAA